A single genomic interval of Eurosta solidaginis isolate ZX-2024a chromosome 3, ASM4086904v1, whole genome shotgun sequence harbors:
- the LOC137246085 gene encoding sensory neuron membrane protein 1-like, whose translation MFKKILIGSAIALAFGIFVGFIGFPKLLRKMIKSQLNLKPGSEPREMWEQFPFPLNFSVYVFNLTNADEVQNGGKPRLQEVGPFIFDEWKDKYDLEDFEDEDAVAFNMRNTFIHRPDRGLSGEEFIVMPHPLIQIMAIAVKRDKEVMINLISEGIDVLFKPTTPFVRATFLDIFFRGIDVDCSGDHFAAKAICLNFHTGAVKGAVKVNETHFKFSLLGGSNHTDAGRFKVARGVKVSRDVGRVLEFDDEEKLSVWDGDSCNQFRGTDTTIFPPLLKPKEQIWSFAADICRSLGAEYEKKTSYADIPASLYTVDLGDPKNEPENQCFCRDYPDDCPARGTMDLTPCTEAPLIASLPHFFKADPQLIADVDGLSPEEEKHGIFIIFERISGTPLSAAKRLQFSLSVMPVPEVEVMKNLRPLIMPLFWVEEAASLDKSWTDMLKKKVFLIIKLNNALRWISSIFGTCGLLVSLYMLYGKSQIGTTNVVRISEVQNVDKF comes from the exons aTGTTTAAGAAAATTCTGATCGGTTCAGCGATAGCgctagcttttggtatttttgtcgGTTTTATTGGGTTTCCAAAATTACTACGTAAAATGATAAAATCG CAATTGAATTTGAAGCCCGGCAGTGAACCACGAGAAATGTGGGAACAATTTCCTTTTCCACTTAACTTTTCCGTTTACGTTTTTAATCTAACAAATGCGGATGAAGTGCAAAATGGTGGTAAACCGCGTCTACAAGAAGTGGGACCATTTATATTTGA TGAATGGAAGGATAAATATGACTTGGAGGATTTTGAAGATGAGGACGCGGTAGCTTTCAATATGCGTAATACTTTTATACATCGTCCCGATCGCGGACTCAGTGGTGAGGAGTTCATAGTAATGCCACATCCACTCATTCAG ATTATGGCCATCGCTGTTAAACGCGACAAAGAAGTTATGATCAATTTAATATCAGAAGGCATCGATGTGCTCTTCAAACCTACCACACCCTTTGTGCGTGCAACTTTTTTGGATATTTTCTTTAGAGGCATTGATGTCGACTGTTCGGGAGATCATTTTGCAGCTAAAGCTATATGCTTAAATTTCCATACCGGTGCTGTTAAAGGTGCCGTCAAAGTGAACGAAACACATTTCAAATTTTCACTATTAGGCGGG tccaaTCACACGGACGCTGGGCGTTTTAAGGTTGCACGTGGCGTAAAGGTAAGTCGCGATGTTGGACGCGTACTGGAATTCGATGATGAGGAAAAATTGAGCGTTTGGGATGGTGATAGTTGTAATCAATTTCGTGGCACTGATACAACAATTTTCCCACCTCTACTCAAACCCAAGGAGCAGATTTGGTCTTTCGCCGCGGATATTTGTCGTTCATTGGGCGCAGAATATGAAAAGAAAACCAGTTATGCGGATATACCGGCCTCTTTGTATACGGTCGATCTAGGGGATCCAAAG AACGAACCGGAAAACCAATGCTTTTGTAGAGACTACCCAGACGACTGTCCAGCACGAGGTACAATGGACCTTACGCCATGCACCGAAGCACCGTTGATTGCTTCCTTGCCACATTTTTTCAAAGCCGATCCACAATTGATAGCAGATGTCGATGGTTTGAGCCCCGAAGAGGAAAAACAtggtatatttattatttttgaaagG ATATCTGGCACTCCACTCTCTGCCGCTAAACGTTTACAATTTAGTTTGTCTGTAATGCCAGTACCTGAGGTTGAGGTTATGAAAAATTTACGCCCACTTATCATGCCACTATTTTGGGTTGAAGAGGCAGCAAGTTTGGATAAGTCATGGACTGATATGTTGAAGAAAAAAGTTTTCTT AATAATCAAACTCAATAACGCTTTAAGGTGGATCTCTTCGATCTTTGGTACTTGTGGTCTATTGGTCAGTCTTTATATGCTCTATGGTAAAAGTCAAATTGGAACGACAAATGTAGTAAGGATTAGTGAAGTTCAAAATGTGGACAAATTTtaa